One Maribacter cobaltidurans genomic window carries:
- a CDS encoding DNA polymerase III subunit gamma/tau, with translation MEPFIVSARKYRPQTFRDVVGQQAITNTLQNAIENNHLAQALLFCGPRGVGKTTCARILAKQINSDGGEQEGEDFAFNIFELDAASNNSVDDIRNLIDQVRIPPQVGKYKVYIIDEVHMLSQSAFNAFLKTLEEPPKHAIFILATTEKHKIIPTILSRCQIFDFKRITVKDAADYLKYIAENQGVNAEDDALHIIAQKADGAMRDALSIFDRVVSFSGKELTRKAVTENLNVLDYDTYFEATDLILEHDIPQLLILLNKTLALGFDGHHFIAGLASHFRDLMVCQHQDTISLLEVGESAQEKYREQSKKTSSGFLLRALELANDCDLKYKTSKNQRLLVELTLMKLASIDFDGEKKNPESLALQNQTIDFIAPASFYQSIPRKPKEGGPISQSGYKQGEKDSTKTNEDYKDSDQKDDEEQSPVSESSSIPLPNTSDEHSETPLEPISTVQEPEPNKIDISPIKKRVSGLSLSSLKAKKEHELNKIEVIIDEDDLPKDDFLETDLQKHWADFVEQVDKKGQKILASNLNTDTPKLGKDFSIHIELPNSTMKKEIERESFELMGYLRSKLNNHFIQLNIKVNESSAKKFAFTPEEKYEKLREKNPAIDLLRKEFDLDL, from the coding sequence TTGGAACCTTTTATTGTATCGGCACGTAAATATAGACCTCAAACATTTAGGGATGTTGTTGGGCAACAGGCCATTACCAATACGCTCCAAAATGCCATCGAAAACAATCATTTGGCACAGGCCCTTTTATTCTGTGGCCCCAGAGGTGTGGGCAAGACAACTTGCGCCCGTATTTTGGCCAAACAGATAAATTCTGATGGAGGCGAACAGGAGGGCGAGGACTTTGCATTCAATATATTTGAATTGGATGCGGCGTCCAACAATTCCGTAGATGATATTAGAAACCTGATCGATCAAGTCCGTATTCCACCACAAGTTGGAAAATACAAGGTTTATATCATTGACGAGGTGCACATGCTTTCCCAGTCTGCTTTTAATGCATTTTTAAAGACACTGGAAGAACCTCCAAAACATGCCATATTTATTTTGGCCACAACGGAGAAGCACAAGATTATCCCAACCATACTTTCTAGGTGTCAAATATTTGATTTTAAAAGAATTACGGTAAAGGATGCCGCTGATTACTTAAAGTATATTGCAGAAAACCAAGGTGTTAACGCAGAAGATGACGCCCTGCATATCATTGCACAGAAGGCAGATGGGGCCATGCGCGATGCATTATCGATATTTGATAGGGTCGTAAGTTTTTCCGGAAAAGAACTTACCAGAAAGGCGGTTACCGAAAACCTCAATGTATTGGATTACGATACCTATTTTGAGGCGACAGACCTAATATTGGAACATGACATTCCACAATTGCTTATACTTCTAAACAAGACACTTGCGCTTGGTTTTGATGGACATCATTTTATTGCGGGTCTCGCATCCCATTTCAGGGATTTAATGGTATGCCAGCACCAAGATACCATCTCCCTGTTGGAAGTTGGGGAAAGTGCTCAGGAAAAGTATCGGGAGCAATCCAAAAAAACATCTAGTGGTTTTCTATTGCGTGCTTTGGAGTTAGCCAACGATTGTGACTTAAAATATAAAACCAGTAAGAACCAACGTCTTTTAGTGGAACTTACCTTAATGAAACTGGCCTCTATCGATTTTGATGGAGAAAAAAAAAATCCTGAATCCCTAGCACTTCAAAATCAAACCATTGATTTTATAGCTCCTGCTTCTTTCTATCAAAGTATTCCTAGAAAACCAAAGGAAGGTGGACCAATTTCACAATCAGGCTACAAGCAAGGTGAAAAGGATTCCACAAAAACAAATGAGGATTATAAGGACAGTGATCAAAAAGATGACGAAGAGCAATCCCCTGTATCTGAAAGTAGTAGTATTCCTTTGCCAAACACATCAGATGAGCATAGTGAAACCCCATTAGAACCAATATCCACCGTTCAAGAACCGGAACCTAATAAAATTGACATATCCCCGATAAAAAAACGGGTTTCAGGGCTTTCCCTTTCAAGTTTAAAAGCAAAGAAGGAACATGAACTAAACAAAATTGAGGTAATCATCGACGAGGATGATTTGCCCAAAGATGATTTTTTAGAAACAGATTTACAAAAACATTGGGCCGATTTTGTGGAGCAAGTAGATAAAAAAGGACAAAAAATCCTTGCCTCAAATCTCAATACGGATACCCCAAAACTTGGAAAAGATTTCAGCATTCACATTGAGCTACCCAATAGCACAATGAAAAAAGAAATAGAACGGGAAAGTTTTGAGCTAATGGGATATCTTAGGAGCAAGCTCAACAATCATTTCATTCAGCTGAATATCAAGGTGAATGAATCAAGCGCCAAAAAATTCGCTTTTACCCCAGAGGAGAAATATGAAAAGCTACGGGAAAAGAACCCCGCTATTGATTTACTGAGGAAAGAATTTGATTTAGACCTTTAG
- a CDS encoding DUF2914 domain-containing protein: protein MKRTLVRFRNSALRRFIRRHEKYAPILFFIGGFIFDMLTLGRIDRTYDLVMLCLHMTNLSITLYLYNLADDGRWKRTFLERFEEYFPLAIQFFFGALSSAYVIYFSRSVSLSKTVSFFIILIFLLIANEFLKQRISNKYLQFSVYFFISFTFFTFMIPVLISEMGTTIFFISGLISLGCTLTLIMVIYSVSPSTRKEIHLGKLISIILSIYTIINIFYIFRLIPPVPLALDDGIVAHYVEKNGDNYTVTYEKNDSNIFWREYRDKFVFKPDENVYIYSSVFAPTDLVKSIIHRWKWYNEETSEWELVEDISYEITGGRNDGFRGYTYKNNIWPGLWRVEVITTEELVLGVIDFEILIDENLEPKNLVERTF from the coding sequence ATGAAAAGAACCTTAGTCCGTTTTAGGAATAGTGCTTTACGAAGATTTATCAGAAGGCATGAAAAATATGCCCCAATACTCTTCTTCATAGGCGGTTTTATATTTGACATGCTTACTCTGGGCCGTATTGACAGAACGTATGATCTGGTAATGCTTTGTTTGCATATGACCAACCTAAGCATCACCCTTTATCTCTACAATTTAGCAGATGATGGAAGATGGAAGAGAACCTTTCTGGAAAGGTTCGAAGAATACTTTCCCTTGGCCATTCAATTTTTTTTTGGGGCATTGTCCAGTGCCTATGTTATTTATTTTTCGCGAAGCGTATCACTTTCAAAAACCGTTTCCTTTTTTATAATTCTCATTTTTTTATTGATTGCCAACGAATTTCTAAAACAGCGGATATCCAATAAATACCTACAGTTTAGTGTCTACTTTTTTATCAGTTTTACTTTCTTCACCTTTATGATTCCCGTTTTAATTTCAGAAATGGGTACGACCATTTTTTTTATATCCGGACTTATAAGTCTAGGGTGCACATTAACCTTGATCATGGTTATCTATAGTGTAAGTCCCAGCACCAGAAAGGAAATACATCTAGGCAAACTTATCTCTATAATCCTTTCTATTTACACCATAATCAATATATTCTACATTTTTAGATTGATACCCCCTGTTCCTTTAGCCCTGGATGATGGGATTGTCGCCCACTACGTTGAAAAAAATGGAGACAATTATACGGTGACTTATGAAAAAAACGACTCAAATATTTTTTGGAGGGAATACCGGGACAAGTTTGTTTTTAAGCCTGATGAAAACGTTTATATCTACTCTTCCGTATTTGCACCTACAGATTTGGTAAAATCCATAATTCATCGTTGGAAATGGTATAACGAAGAGACCTCGGAATGGGAACTGGTAGAGGATATCTCATATGAAATTACGGGTGGCCGGAATGATGGGTTTAGAGGCTATACCTATAAGAACAATATTTGGCCAGGTCTCTGGAGGGTCGAGGTCATTACCACAGAGGAGTTAGTTCTAGGGGTGATAGATTTTGAAATATTGATAGATGAAAACCTGGAACCAAAAAACTTGGTGGAAAGAACATTTTAA
- the eboE gene encoding metabolite traffic protein EboE, with translation MLLENKYHLTYCTNIHPGQDWESTLNSLKEYVPGIKSAVSPDQPFGLGLRLSNKASEELAKGNRMNEFKKWLQDQDVYIFTMNGFPYGNFHNERVKDDVHTPDWTTKERLAYTQRLFHQLAELIPEGINGGISTSPISYKHWFKSEVEKQAAFKKGAKQMLLVAKQLFELEKSTGKYLHLDIEPEPDGFLENTDEVLSFYKDYLFPAGRDILAKDLNLDPDELENLVRRYITICYDICHFSLAYEEPTETFKKFKQAGIQIGKIQVSAALKILFEQGDNQEVWDLLEKFNEPTYLHQVTEKSGDGVKTYNDLPVVLEKKNSAKELRAHFHVPIFLEQFEALYSTQDQILKTLEYLRTDPISEHLEIETYTWDVLPEALKENLSSSIIREINWLKSHL, from the coding sequence ATGCTTCTTGAAAATAAATACCATCTTACCTATTGTACCAACATACATCCTGGACAGGATTGGGAAAGTACCCTTAATAGTCTAAAGGAATACGTTCCCGGCATCAAAAGTGCTGTGTCCCCGGACCAACCTTTTGGTCTTGGATTGCGACTTTCCAACAAGGCTAGCGAAGAATTGGCCAAAGGTAATCGAATGAACGAATTCAAAAAATGGTTACAGGATCAAGATGTTTATATTTTCACGATGAACGGTTTCCCTTATGGGAACTTTCACAATGAAAGGGTAAAGGATGATGTTCACACCCCGGATTGGACCACCAAGGAACGTTTGGCCTATACACAAAGATTGTTTCATCAATTGGCAGAATTGATTCCAGAGGGCATCAATGGAGGAATATCGACCTCTCCAATCAGTTATAAGCATTGGTTTAAATCCGAGGTTGAAAAACAGGCCGCCTTCAAAAAAGGGGCTAAGCAGATGCTCTTAGTTGCCAAACAATTGTTTGAATTGGAGAAATCCACCGGTAAATATCTGCATTTGGATATTGAACCGGAGCCGGACGGTTTTTTGGAAAATACCGATGAGGTGCTTTCTTTCTATAAAGATTATTTGTTTCCCGCAGGACGGGACATATTGGCCAAGGACTTGAATTTGGATCCAGATGAACTGGAGAATCTGGTTAGGCGATATATCACTATATGCTACGATATTTGCCATTTTTCACTGGCTTATGAGGAACCCACTGAAACGTTCAAAAAGTTCAAACAGGCCGGCATTCAAATTGGAAAAATACAAGTGAGTGCTGCGTTGAAAATTCTTTTTGAACAAGGTGACAATCAAGAGGTATGGGACTTATTGGAAAAGTTCAATGAACCTACATACCTGCATCAGGTAACGGAAAAGTCTGGAGATGGGGTTAAAACCTACAATGATTTGCCGGTAGTTTTGGAGAAAAAAAATAGCGCAAAGGAACTAAGGGCACATTTCCATGTACCTATTTTTTTAGAACAATTTGAAGCCTTATATTCTACCCAGGATCAAATTCTTAAGACATTGGAGTATTTGAGAACGGACCCTATATCTGAACATTTAGAGATAGAAACCTATACTTGGGATGTACTTCCGGAAGCGTTAAAGGAAAACTTATCCAGCTCAATTATAAGGGAAATAAACTGGCTAAAATCCCATTTGTAA
- a CDS encoding transmembrane 220 family protein → MNLFFKTFGYLFAVLFALGAAVQYNDPDALFWIIIYVIAAIVSLLFSLNKMKSVITLLLGTACFIGFMYLYPNDFQGFDLDDGDIKTVELGREAFGLLIIALVMFFYTVRLRRQLKV, encoded by the coding sequence ATGAATTTGTTCTTTAAGACTTTTGGATATTTGTTCGCCGTACTCTTTGCCCTTGGCGCCGCAGTGCAATATAACGATCCGGATGCTTTATTTTGGATAATAATCTACGTAATAGCGGCCATTGTTTCCCTGTTGTTTTCCTTGAATAAAATGAAATCTGTAATAACTCTGCTTCTCGGAACGGCCTGCTTTATAGGTTTTATGTATTTATATCCAAATGATTTTCAGGGTTTTGATTTGGACGATGGCGATATAAAGACCGTAGAATTGGGAAGGGAAGCTTTTGGACTATTGATAATTGCCTTGGTAATGTTCTTCTATACGGTTCGCTTGAGAAGACAACTAAAGGTCTAA
- a CDS encoding alkaline phosphatase family protein yields the protein MQKTVVINVVGLTKRLIGEHTPFIKSFLGRGKSTFIKPMLPAVTCSVQSTYVTGKWPSDHGIVGNGWYFKDELEVKFWRQSNRLVQQPKIWDALKALDSKFTCANHFWWYNMYSNVDYSITPRPNYLADGRKIPDIYSYPANLRDELQKDLGTFPLFEFWGPKTTINSSKWIANGAIKTDEKYDPTLTLIYLPHLDYNLQRHGLDFRKISKDLNEIDEVVRQLVEHYETKDTHVILLSEYGITNVKTPIHLNRILRREGYINVRIERGLELLDAGASEAFAVADHQVAHVYVKDGCNLDKVKKLIEKVPGVERVLSGDELEKEHISHERCGDLVVVADSDSWFTYYFWLDDAVAPDYARMVDIHKKPGYDPVEMMTDPKDRLVMAKVGWKLLKKKLGFRTVLDIIPLDATLIKGSHGRKTEDSDDFPIFITNNHTKMVDAEAVEAVEVHDLIKNHVLK from the coding sequence ATGCAGAAAACCGTCGTAATTAATGTCGTAGGTCTAACAAAACGGTTAATAGGAGAGCACACCCCCTTTATAAAGTCTTTTTTGGGCCGTGGGAAATCCACATTTATTAAACCTATGCTTCCTGCGGTTACTTGTTCCGTCCAATCTACGTATGTTACGGGAAAATGGCCTTCGGATCATGGAATAGTAGGAAACGGATGGTATTTTAAGGACGAGCTGGAAGTAAAGTTTTGGCGACAATCCAATAGATTGGTTCAACAACCTAAAATTTGGGATGCGTTAAAGGCGTTGGATTCCAAATTTACCTGCGCCAATCATTTTTGGTGGTATAATATGTATTCCAATGTGGATTACAGTATAACGCCGAGGCCCAATTATTTGGCGGATGGAAGAAAGATACCGGATATATATTCTTATCCGGCAAACCTCAGGGATGAACTACAAAAAGATTTGGGCACATTTCCATTATTTGAGTTTTGGGGGCCAAAGACAACGATTAATTCCTCAAAATGGATTGCCAATGGGGCTATCAAAACAGATGAAAAATATGACCCTACGCTTACGCTGATATACCTTCCACATCTGGACTATAATCTTCAGCGCCATGGATTGGACTTCAGGAAAATTTCCAAAGATTTAAATGAAATAGATGAGGTTGTAAGGCAATTAGTAGAGCATTATGAAACGAAGGATACCCATGTTATCCTACTATCCGAATACGGCATCACCAATGTTAAAACCCCCATTCATTTAAACCGTATTTTAAGAAGGGAAGGATATATAAACGTTAGGATAGAAAGAGGCTTGGAACTTCTGGATGCAGGAGCTAGTGAGGCCTTCGCCGTGGCAGATCATCAAGTGGCACATGTTTACGTAAAGGATGGGTGCAATCTCGATAAAGTAAAGAAATTGATTGAAAAGGTACCCGGGGTCGAAAGGGTACTTTCAGGAGATGAATTGGAAAAAGAACATATTTCCCATGAAAGGTGTGGTGATTTGGTCGTGGTCGCGGATTCGGATTCTTGGTTTACCTACTATTTTTGGTTGGATGATGCCGTTGCGCCGGATTATGCCAGAATGGTTGACATTCATAAAAAACCCGGCTATGACCCCGTTGAAATGATGACGGACCCCAAGGATAGGCTTGTAATGGCCAAAGTGGGCTGGAAGCTGTTAAAAAAGAAACTGGGATTTAGGACCGTTTTGGATATTATTCCTTTAGATGCTACCTTAATAAAGGGGTCTCACGGTAGAAAAACGGAAGACAGTGACGACTTTCCTATTTTTATTACCAATAATCACACTAAAATGGTGGATGCAGAGGCAGTAGAGGCTGTTGAGGTCCATGATTTGATTAAAAACCATGTTTTAAAATAA
- a CDS encoding DUF3822 family protein, with the protein MTKRTINKDLDISDKNFKKLSIQVSLNGLSFCIADTVSHKVLLSGNKVFPEELNPQELLKQVKLLLTKHGLDTMLFDEVVVIHKNNLFSLVPKPLFEEKELENYLKFNIKLLATDAIAFDELENHEMMNVYVPYMNINNYIYELFGEFTYVHNGTVLIQSLLDHYSNQKNPICFVQVGIKQMDVLVLKQKKLLLYNSFMFETKEDFAYYLLFVMEQLDLNTESAVVKFFGHIEEDDDIFQLCYTYIKNVSIFIPTSPNHLDLGEPESSSIDFTVISTL; encoded by the coding sequence ATGACAAAAAGAACGATCAATAAAGATTTAGATATATCCGATAAGAATTTTAAGAAATTGTCCATTCAGGTTAGCTTGAATGGACTTTCTTTTTGTATTGCGGATACTGTTTCGCATAAAGTTTTATTATCTGGAAACAAAGTCTTTCCGGAAGAACTCAATCCACAGGAATTACTTAAGCAGGTAAAACTACTTTTAACAAAACATGGATTGGATACCATGCTCTTTGACGAGGTCGTGGTTATTCATAAAAACAACCTCTTCTCTTTGGTTCCCAAACCACTTTTTGAGGAGAAAGAACTAGAAAACTACCTAAAATTCAACATAAAACTCTTAGCAACGGATGCCATTGCATTCGATGAACTGGAGAACCATGAAATGATGAATGTATATGTTCCCTATATGAACATCAATAATTACATCTATGAATTGTTTGGTGAATTTACCTATGTGCATAACGGTACCGTACTTATACAATCATTATTGGATCACTATAGCAACCAGAAGAATCCTATTTGTTTTGTACAAGTGGGTATAAAGCAAATGGATGTCCTCGTTTTAAAACAGAAAAAACTTTTATTATACAACAGTTTTATGTTTGAAACCAAAGAAGATTTTGCCTACTACCTTCTCTTTGTCATGGAACAGTTAGATTTGAATACGGAGTCGGCAGTAGTAAAGTTTTTTGGGCATATTGAAGAGGATGATGATATCTTTCAATTGTGTTATACCTATATTAAGAATGTATCCATTTTTATACCTACTTCGCCCAATCACTTGGATTTGGGAGAACCAGAATCATCATCGATTGATTTTACCGTAATAAGCACACTCTAA
- a CDS encoding RsmD family RNA methyltransferase, translating into MRIISGKHKGRRLMAPKNLPVRPTKDMAKEGLFNILHNRYYFPDLKVLDLFAGTGNISYEFASRGVQDILSVDVHQGCIKYIDKTAEELDLNIRTLNSDVFTFLGRSTEKFDIIFSDPFYSMDLEDFEQIPSLIFENNLLLEDGLLVIEHSKQTHLEHLPFYENSRKYGSSVFSFFK; encoded by the coding sequence ATGCGCATCATTTCAGGAAAACACAAAGGAAGGCGACTAATGGCGCCCAAGAACCTCCCTGTAAGGCCAACAAAAGACATGGCCAAGGAAGGACTTTTCAATATTCTGCACAATCGTTATTATTTTCCCGACCTAAAAGTTTTGGACCTTTTTGCCGGAACAGGCAATATAAGTTATGAATTTGCCTCCCGTGGAGTTCAGGATATTCTATCAGTTGATGTACACCAAGGTTGTATTAAATACATTGACAAAACAGCAGAGGAACTGGATTTGAACATACGAACGCTTAATAGCGATGTTTTTACCTTTTTGGGAAGGAGTACGGAAAAATTCGATATTATTTTCTCAGATCCCTTTTACAGCATGGATTTGGAGGATTTTGAACAAATTCCTTCATTGATATTTGAAAACAATTTACTCTTAGAGGATGGTCTTCTTGTCATTGAACACTCCAAACAGACCCATTTGGAACATCTGCCCTTTTATGAAAATTCCAGAAAATATGGGAGTAGTGTCTTCAGCTTTTTTAAGTGA